One genomic window of bacterium includes the following:
- a CDS encoding prenyltransferase: protein MNRDRLRAWWKASRPPFYIATFVPLLAGWMLAVRDGAPRQVGLFLLINLYSIMVHFATNLANDYFDHFQGADSGGSIGGSRMLQAGLITIGELRASLLVLYLGSFFLAVGYMTVAGMWILSPFVAISIFSSIFYTAPPIRYGYHGLGEVFAGINMGPVMVLGTYWIMAGHPSREAVFISIPIGIMVAGILYFQSIPDMETDKSVGKITLTVHLGRAGAYAGLVFQWIVVYLLILGLAADRILSPVVLTCLLTIPILVRLLRIMPKVEDWQELDRHGHYIRKLYLINGAIIVIGIVLG from the coding sequence ATGAACCGAGACCGCTTACGCGCCTGGTGGAAAGCGAGCCGCCCACCCTTTTATATCGCCACCTTTGTCCCTCTCCTGGCGGGCTGGATGCTGGCGGTCAGGGACGGGGCACCGCGCCAGGTGGGTCTTTTCCTGCTCATCAACCTCTACTCCATTATGGTCCACTTCGCCACCAACCTTGCCAACGACTATTTCGATCACTTCCAGGGAGCCGATTCCGGTGGGTCTATCGGGGGTTCCCGAATGCTGCAGGCCGGGTTGATCACCATCGGGGAGCTGCGCGCATCCCTGCTGGTCCTGTATCTGGGCTCATTTTTTCTTGCAGTTGGATACATGACAGTGGCCGGGATGTGGATCCTCTCTCCCTTCGTGGCTATCTCTATTTTCTCCAGCATATTCTACACCGCCCCTCCCATCAGATACGGCTATCATGGCCTTGGAGAGGTTTTCGCCGGGATTAACATGGGGCCGGTCATGGTGCTTGGCACCTACTGGATAATGGCCGGCCATCCTTCCAGGGAAGCCGTGTTTATCTCCATCCCTATCGGCATTATGGTTGCGGGGATCCTCTACTTCCAGAGCATCCCCGACATGGAAACGGATAAGTCTGTGGGCAAAATAACCCTCACCGTGCACCTCGGAAGGGCTGGAGCTTACGCAGGTCTTGTCTTCCAGTGGATCGTTGTTTATCTTCTCATACTGGGTCTTGCCGCCGACAGGATCCTCTCGCCTGTCGTTTTGACCTGCCTGCTCACGATCCCCATCCTTGTGCGTCTTCTCCGGATCATGCCGAAAGTTGAAGATTGGCAGGAACTTGACCGACATGGTCACTACATAAGGAAGCTGTACCTTATTAACGGGGCGATCATTGTGATTGGTATCGTATTGGGATAG
- a CDS encoding 4Fe-4S dicluster domain-containing protein, with amino-acid sequence MAHLTPKSAYKNLSDRINRFPQGAPPSKLLFQILEMLFSEREAGLVAQLPIKPFTALKADRIWKLGINESRKVLDELASRGILIDMEIRGTTIYVLPPPMAGFFEFSLMRIRDDIDQKLLSELFHQYLNVEEDFIKALFATGETQLGRAFVHEPVLSAENAIHVLDYERSSHVVDTAKHIGIGACYCRHKMQHLDRSCDAPMNICMTFGGTAASLTRHGIARKVDRAEARDLLDEAYERNLVQFGENVQRRVSFICNCCGCCCEAMIAARKFGILQPVHTTNFLPVVRQESCNGCGKCVAACPVEAIALVSANDPHRPGLKLARVEEEVCLGCGVCVRNCNIDALAFKSRPERIMTPLTTTRRTVLMAIERGTLQNLIFDNQVLMSRRALAAMLGVILKLPPVKRAMASKQIQSRYLEWAERKVQ; translated from the coding sequence TTGGCCCATCTCACACCAAAATCCGCATATAAAAACCTTTCCGACAGGATCAACCGGTTTCCCCAGGGTGCTCCACCCTCCAAACTTCTTTTCCAGATCCTGGAGATGCTCTTTTCCGAGCGGGAAGCCGGCCTTGTGGCGCAGTTGCCTATAAAGCCGTTCACCGCCCTGAAGGCAGACCGGATCTGGAAACTGGGGATAAACGAGAGTCGAAAGGTTCTGGATGAACTTGCCAGCCGCGGGATCCTCATCGACATGGAGATCAGGGGTACGACGATCTACGTCCTGCCCCCACCCATGGCCGGGTTCTTCGAATTTTCCCTTATGCGGATACGGGACGATATCGACCAAAAGCTGCTTTCCGAGCTTTTCCATCAGTATCTGAATGTGGAAGAGGATTTTATCAAGGCTTTGTTCGCCACTGGCGAAACGCAGCTGGGAAGGGCCTTTGTCCACGAGCCGGTGCTGTCTGCTGAAAACGCGATCCACGTGCTGGACTACGAACGATCAAGTCACGTTGTAGACACGGCAAAACACATCGGGATCGGTGCCTGCTATTGCCGCCACAAGATGCAGCACCTTGACCGGTCATGCGATGCTCCCATGAACATCTGCATGACCTTTGGCGGAACCGCGGCATCCCTTACCCGCCACGGCATCGCCCGTAAGGTCGACAGAGCTGAGGCCAGGGATCTCCTCGATGAGGCATACGAACGAAACCTGGTTCAGTTCGGAGAGAACGTTCAGCGCAGGGTGAGTTTCATCTGTAACTGCTGCGGATGCTGCTGTGAAGCCATGATCGCGGCCCGGAAGTTCGGTATTCTTCAGCCCGTTCACACAACCAACTTTTTGCCTGTGGTAAGGCAGGAATCGTGCAACGGATGCGGAAAATGCGTTGCTGCCTGCCCGGTAGAAGCCATCGCCCTCGTTTCTGCCAACGACCCGCACCGCCCTGGCCTAAAACTCGCCCGGGTCGAGGAGGAGGTATGCCTGGGGTGCGGCGTTTGCGTGAGGAACTGTAATATTGACGCCCTTGCCTTCAAGTCCAGGCCCGAAAGGATCATGACCCCCCTCACTACAACACGGCGCACCGTTCTCATGGCCATCGAGCGAGGTACGCTCCAGAACCTCATATTCGACAACCAGGTTCTCATGTCCCGCCGGGCTCTGGCCGCGATGCTCGGCGTCATCCTCAAACTGCCTCCGGTTAAAAGGGCCATGGCTTCGAAGCAGATACAATCAAGATATCTGGAGTGGGCGGAAAGGAAAGTTCAGTAG
- a CDS encoding TetR/AcrR family transcriptional regulator, protein MPRSDETREKLLEATLELISEKGYLGATTREIAALAGVSELTLFRKFGKKAHLFEEMLEKYTFLSRLRDLLDEIGDMHVKEGLNTIGVRFLHNLQQRSPLVRILLSEISHYPEIVRSTYFHMIENIGKMLESYLQKCRNRGELRPIDMNIAALSFQRVLFATFLNETIILGGEIDNERMEFMVSEIVEIFLNGIARKEEV, encoded by the coding sequence ATGCCGCGTTCTGATGAGACGAGAGAAAAGCTTCTGGAGGCCACCCTCGAACTGATCTCAGAAAAGGGTTACCTGGGGGCGACAACCAGGGAGATCGCCGCTCTGGCTGGAGTGTCAGAGCTCACTCTTTTCAGAAAATTCGGGAAAAAAGCGCATCTATTTGAGGAAATGCTTGAAAAATATACATTTCTTTCTCGCCTGAGGGACCTGTTGGACGAGATCGGTGACATGCATGTAAAGGAGGGTCTGAACACCATCGGGGTCCGGTTTCTACATAATCTGCAACAACGGAGCCCCCTTGTCCGGATCCTTCTTTCCGAGATCTCTCACTATCCTGAGATAGTGAGATCCACCTATTTTCATATGATTGAAAATATCGGGAAAATGCTCGAGAGCTACCTGCAAAAGTGCCGAAACCGTGGAGAGTTACGTCCCATTGACATGAATATCGCGGCGCTTTCATTCCAGCGTGTTCTATTTGCGACTTTTCTCAATGAAACAATAATATTGGGGGGGGAAATTGACAATGAACGGATGGAGTTCATGGTCAGTGAAATAGTAGAGATATTTCTTAACGGGATCGCCCGGAAAGAAGAGGTGTAG
- a CDS encoding TolC family protein, which yields MIAKIATLSLSLSLSLGLGLGPGLAHAETLTLQEGLHLVTTQGYEMRMAVATEEAAGKGEDLARSRWLPHVNAYADQTWLQYQPESIFGAGTVPLGDESFMRYGVTVNQLVTDFGQTGSDIKAARANARGQAAETESIRNKVALDFLIAYVSLLQAEKTLIVADLEVQRFESHVADAKMLHEAGEVTLNDVLVTEVALANAGLRRITLRDERNLAESKLNYLILRPLDIPTTVADFPFQLDPIPDLADISTRASANQQVLKILDERIAAKEAQLSSKEAESLPTLFVSGGYAYEENSYRVHEGNWSARLGLTWDLYTGGAQSAAQKQAMDELAVLIAQREQARELVLLGVRDFHRLLTGAVESTSVTRKAASQARESLRLFRSMYTEGEANATDVTDAVTALARAEENHLNAIYGRLKAEARLLYAAGDDLGTLYSNAEQVSSSNIFNAQTGENQ from the coding sequence ATGATCGCAAAGATAGCCACCCTAAGTCTAAGTCTAAGTCTAAGTCTTGGTCTTGGTCTTGGTCCTGGTCTTGCTCATGCTGAGACCCTGACCCTTCAGGAGGGGCTCCACCTTGTCACCACCCAGGGGTATGAGATGAGGATGGCTGTGGCTACGGAGGAGGCAGCGGGCAAGGGTGAGGATCTCGCCCGCTCGCGATGGCTGCCCCATGTAAACGCCTACGCCGACCAGACCTGGCTCCAATATCAACCGGAATCGATCTTCGGTGCAGGAACAGTGCCCCTCGGCGATGAAAGTTTCATGCGCTACGGGGTTACAGTGAACCAGCTCGTCACCGACTTTGGCCAGACCGGATCAGATATTAAAGCCGCACGGGCAAATGCCAGGGGGCAGGCAGCGGAAACAGAGAGTATCAGGAATAAAGTCGCCCTCGATTTTTTGATCGCCTATGTTTCCCTTCTTCAGGCAGAAAAGACGTTGATCGTGGCAGATCTTGAAGTTCAGCGTTTCGAATCCCACGTCGCGGACGCCAAAATGCTGCATGAGGCCGGAGAAGTCACACTGAACGATGTTCTGGTCACCGAAGTGGCTCTGGCCAATGCGGGCTTAAGGCGCATCACCTTACGTGACGAACGAAACCTTGCGGAATCGAAGCTCAATTACCTGATACTGCGCCCTTTGGATATCCCAACCACAGTTGCTGATTTTCCGTTTCAACTGGACCCGATACCCGACCTTGCGGATATATCGACCAGGGCCAGCGCCAACCAGCAGGTACTGAAAATACTCGACGAGAGGATCGCTGCAAAAGAAGCCCAACTCAGTTCAAAGGAAGCAGAGAGCTTACCGACCCTGTTCGTAAGCGGCGGTTATGCCTACGAGGAAAACAGCTACCGGGTTCACGAAGGCAACTGGTCTGCGAGGCTCGGACTCACCTGGGATCTCTATACCGGAGGAGCACAGTCAGCCGCTCAAAAACAGGCCATGGACGAACTGGCAGTTCTTATCGCTCAAAGGGAACAGGCAAGAGAGCTGGTTTTATTGGGGGTGAGAGACTTCCACCGTCTTCTCACCGGAGCTGTGGAAAGCACCTCCGTCACCAGAAAGGCGGCTTCCCAGGCCAGGGAGAGCCTCAGACTGTTCAGGTCCATGTATACGGAGGGAGAGGCTAACGCTACTGATGTAACCGATGCGGTGACCGCTCTGGCAAGAGCTGAGGAAAACCATTTGAATGCCATATACGGAAGGCTCAAGGCTGAAGCCCGGCTCTTGTACGCTGCCGGGGACGACCTTGGAACCCTATATTCCAATGCAGAACAAGTGAGCAGCAGCAACATCTTTAACGCACAAACCGGAGAGAATCAATGA
- a CDS encoding HlyD family secretion protein: protein MNTPNEHQATRNSKKIKSFIILGVVVAVGLSVLFLYRGYARTHVSTDDAFVEGSVHMIAPRVAGTVTQILVSDNQQVKAGDLLVRMDPEPFQKSVDEAAASMRSEEGRLTEARARITAQEKRVSAMKASLASTRAAEKGLHAAVSARQAEVLAKSASLKQSQLDLSRAERLNDQKVIPKSRYDRARTALEVASAALTVAEELKNQAQVGLEAHKSTVAQVRAQLSAEQASLESTRASLETQAGQVARRKAMADSARLQLSYAEVTAPANGFVTRLSAEKGNTVQAGQPFMSLVNMESAYVVANYKETRIGSFEPGQKVIIKLDSFPGREFAGTLDSIMAGTGAAFTLFPPENASGNYVKVVQRVPVKIIFDNLDEVRPLLRIGMSVEPTILIE, encoded by the coding sequence ATGAACACACCTAACGAACACCAGGCAACACGCAATAGCAAGAAGATCAAAAGTTTTATTATCCTCGGTGTCGTTGTCGCTGTGGGTTTGTCAGTTCTATTCCTCTACAGGGGATACGCCAGGACCCACGTATCCACCGACGACGCCTTCGTGGAGGGATCGGTGCACATGATAGCGCCCAGGGTGGCCGGCACCGTTACCCAGATACTGGTAAGCGACAACCAGCAGGTAAAGGCAGGCGACCTCCTTGTGAGAATGGATCCGGAACCGTTTCAAAAGTCAGTTGACGAAGCTGCAGCCTCCATGCGGTCCGAGGAGGGACGGCTCACAGAAGCCAGGGCCCGGATCACGGCTCAGGAGAAGCGAGTATCGGCCATGAAAGCCTCCCTGGCCAGCACGAGGGCAGCTGAAAAGGGACTCCATGCCGCTGTTTCAGCCCGGCAAGCCGAAGTCCTGGCTAAAAGCGCCTCACTTAAGCAAAGTCAGCTTGATCTTTCCAGAGCAGAAAGACTGAACGATCAGAAGGTGATCCCCAAAAGCCGATATGACCGGGCCCGGACGGCCCTCGAGGTAGCCAGCGCGGCCCTCACTGTGGCCGAAGAACTGAAGAACCAGGCACAGGTGGGCCTCGAGGCACACAAGAGCACTGTTGCCCAGGTTCGTGCCCAGTTAAGTGCAGAGCAAGCCTCCCTGGAAAGCACACGTGCTTCACTTGAAACCCAGGCGGGACAGGTCGCGCGGCGGAAGGCCATGGCGGATTCGGCAAGGCTCCAGCTGTCTTACGCAGAGGTCACCGCCCCCGCCAACGGTTTTGTCACCCGCCTGTCGGCAGAAAAGGGCAACACCGTGCAGGCGGGCCAGCCCTTCATGAGCCTGGTGAACATGGAATCGGCCTACGTCGTGGCCAACTATAAGGAGACCCGCATTGGAAGCTTCGAGCCCGGGCAGAAGGTGATCATCAAGCTCGACTCTTTTCCAGGGCGGGAATTTGCCGGAACACTGGACAGCATTATGGCCGGAACCGGCGCTGCTTTTACCCTGTTTCCCCCGGAAAACGCCAGCGGAAACTACGTCAAGGTGGTCCAGCGGGTCCCGGTCAAGATCATCTTTGACAACCTGGATGAGGTACGACCGTTACTGAGGATAGGGATGTCTGTCGAGCCAACCATTCTTATCGAATAG
- a CDS encoding DHA2 family efflux MFS transporter permease subunit yields the protein MNDKAERHVNKWIVALTVMLPTLIEIIDTSIVNVSLDHIRGAFSAGMGEATWAISSYLLSNAIVIPMSGWFSRLFGRKRYQIGSIALFTISSFLCGSAWSLESLIFFRVLQGMAGGGLVPVSQAILLEAFPRKEHGMAMAIFGIGAMFGPIVGPLMGGIITDTWSWRWIFYINIPIGLLAIFLSVLFIHDPPYMRARKMGIDYTGFALLAVGLGSLQYVLDTGQRSDWFGSETIVTFTIVAAVTLAFFIINEKYHEHPIVNLSLFRDRSFTSGCLVMFFVFFNLFGSIVLLPIFLQVLMGYTSFHAGLVMGPGGLAALLAMPIVGRLVTRVNPRKILATGIVICAGTTYAMSLFNMQTDFWTFVWPRVTLGIGMACIFIPTTTLTLSHIPKERMGEATSIYNMIRNLGGSMGIAFAITTAARRAQFHQTRLVEHLTPLNPSYVMAKAKATALLAAKGVNLPADGAIYRELLRQSNMLGFNDAFFVVSVTLVSVLGLVLIMQKPEN from the coding sequence ATGAATGACAAGGCCGAGCGACATGTGAACAAGTGGATCGTGGCCCTGACGGTCATGCTCCCCACCCTCATTGAGATCATAGACACCTCCATCGTTAACGTGTCCCTCGACCATATCCGGGGCGCCTTTTCGGCAGGAATGGGCGAGGCCACGTGGGCTATTAGCTCCTACCTCCTGTCAAACGCCATTGTCATCCCCATGTCAGGCTGGTTCTCCAGGCTCTTCGGCCGCAAGCGCTACCAGATCGGCTCCATCGCCCTCTTTACCATCAGCAGCTTCCTGTGCGGTTCCGCATGGAGCCTGGAAAGCCTCATTTTTTTCCGGGTCCTGCAGGGGATGGCGGGGGGAGGCCTGGTACCGGTAAGCCAGGCCATCCTGCTGGAAGCGTTCCCCCGCAAGGAGCACGGTATGGCTATGGCCATCTTCGGGATAGGAGCCATGTTCGGGCCCATTGTGGGACCCCTTATGGGGGGTATCATCACAGATACCTGGTCGTGGCGCTGGATCTTCTACATCAATATCCCCATCGGTCTCCTGGCGATCTTCCTGAGCGTTCTTTTCATCCACGACCCGCCCTACATGAGGGCGAGGAAAATGGGTATCGACTACACCGGCTTTGCCCTTCTGGCTGTAGGACTTGGGTCCCTGCAGTACGTCCTCGATACAGGTCAGAGATCCGACTGGTTCGGTTCCGAAACAATCGTAACCTTCACCATCGTGGCCGCGGTAACCCTGGCCTTCTTTATCATTAATGAGAAGTATCATGAACATCCCATCGTCAATTTGAGCCTCTTCAGGGACAGGAGCTTTACAAGCGGCTGTCTCGTCATGTTCTTTGTGTTCTTCAACCTCTTTGGAAGCATCGTACTCCTGCCGATCTTCCTCCAGGTTCTCATGGGTTACACCTCCTTTCACGCTGGACTGGTCATGGGGCCAGGTGGCCTTGCAGCCCTTTTGGCCATGCCTATCGTGGGAAGGCTTGTCACCAGGGTCAACCCCAGGAAGATCCTCGCCACGGGTATCGTCATATGTGCGGGTACCACCTATGCCATGTCCCTTTTCAATATGCAGACAGACTTCTGGACCTTCGTGTGGCCGCGAGTAACCCTGGGTATCGGGATGGCTTGCATTTTCATTCCGACAACAACCTTGACCTTGTCCCATATTCCTAAAGAGAGGATGGGAGAAGCCACATCTATCTACAATATGATCCGCAACCTTGGCGGCAGCATGGGAATCGCCTTCGCCATTACGACAGCGGCGAGGAGAGCCCAGTTCCATCAGACAAGGCTCGTGGAGCATCTTACCCCCTTGAACCCTTCCTATGTGATGGCCAAGGCAAAAGCGACCGCTCTTCTAGCGGCAAAAGGGGTGAACCTGCCGGCGGATGGGGCTATTTACAGGGAGCTTCTGCGCCAATCCAACATGCTCGGGTTTAATGATGCTTTTTTCGTTGTTTCAGTTACCCTGGTTTCAGTGCTGGGCCTGGTTCTGATCATGCAGAAACCGGAAAACTAG
- a CDS encoding response regulator, translating into MEKRKILLADDSKLFIEMERTFLNRDSFDLYTARTGKETLDCAIKLQPHLILLSFALSDMPGDEVCSAIKKDLGFSNIKIVIVTDEYGEDTLTRCVDAGCDGIVTRPFDKGNLLETVQKLLGETFRRKPRFRVNLPCAVYLEREGVPGTMLDISEIGCRITAEDSLGKGTVLGVGFNLPDTEQPVKWSGIVRWSVHHRGGEGHSVSGVEFMDTPDSELEILQDILAAMPNSSHL; encoded by the coding sequence ATGGAAAAACGTAAGATCCTGCTGGCTGACGATTCAAAGTTGTTTATTGAGATGGAGCGGACCTTTTTAAATCGTGACAGCTTCGATCTGTACACAGCCCGGACAGGCAAGGAGACCCTGGACTGTGCCATTAAACTTCAGCCCCACCTGATTCTTCTGTCCTTTGCCCTGTCCGACATGCCCGGTGACGAGGTCTGCTCTGCGATCAAAAAAGATCTTGGTTTTTCCAACATCAAGATCGTCATCGTAACGGATGAATACGGTGAGGACACCCTTACCAGGTGTGTGGACGCCGGATGCGACGGGATCGTCACCAGACCCTTCGACAAGGGGAATCTTCTCGAAACCGTTCAGAAGCTCCTCGGCGAAACCTTTCGCCGGAAACCGCGCTTTCGGGTAAATTTGCCCTGCGCTGTCTACCTGGAAAGAGAGGGAGTCCCTGGTACCATGCTCGACATTTCGGAGATAGGATGCCGGATAACAGCTGAAGACTCTCTTGGGAAGGGTACCGTCCTGGGTGTGGGGTTCAACCTGCCGGATACCGAACAACCGGTGAAATGGAGCGGTATCGTACGTTGGAGCGTGCATCACCGGGGAGGTGAGGGTCACTCTGTATCAGGTGTAGAATTCATGGACACCCCAGATAGTGAGCTGGAGATCCTGCAGGATATACTCGCTGCCATGCCCAACAGCTCACACCTGTAA